A stretch of the Notolabrus celidotus isolate fNotCel1 chromosome 3, fNotCel1.pri, whole genome shotgun sequence genome encodes the following:
- the LOC117810432 gene encoding up-regulator of cell proliferation-like produces the protein MDGGEPTVLINFLSKLGLEKFYPNKLTLRSLLEINKSSVYDEAVSSVEEIPWCFLRRLFRINAECRDCTQLSNTDNDEEDNSDEDDYDKDLYTADDSADNQVNPLDLIVALFLCADSFLQQEMASKMSMCQFSVPLLLPHGNKSQCTLMLWALRDIVKEWRPHDISESKGFVENNIVHADIPFYSFVRLKNCSLSKSQILNNLLSRGQLNQNMFIHRDMEGGSLDKSVAGGLVEVCWYLPCGTENTDAFPKPTVLANLRGDIDLSLTQFSFLFKVSTATFVFLDKVEENEHKILTSLIPQDVRSKLFLVVNQKDGNAEEDMSVKALKKELDLPKTNVKTKDRRVNVAEFSKRLRVAIKKLLTDVNTTVSIVNMIEKAVELGLSEDEGKTHKQKKAAEEIMLGTSKQSIPDYKKQQLPLQGENWKKLSQLEMEDCRMKDAGESGGEHYKSMLQKEKQRIVKEQMEQQLSMGMKTFVETLSTDDKDRRDYFLKWMKFMLIAHSREKLTELRKESKEQCSKKDTKPIAELDQALLESSLGLEHYMREMGLIYEFSSQSQQTDDTITRLPGLAAEMLLDGYPLELLDGDASNIPQRWVTDVLMELHNKVGGKSRLLVLTVLGVQSTGKSTLLNTMFGVQFPVSSGRCTRGAYMLFLRVGEDMRNQLNYDFIILIDTEGLRSPSLAQLEDSYEHDNQLATLVIGLSDVTIINVAMENFTEMKDFLQIATHAFLRMKKIGKKPVCHFVHQNVGGVSAHAKTLTERKVILDQLNEMTQIAAKMERHPSIKLFTDVMDYDLEKNNWYIPGLWHGTPPMAPVNTGYSEAVADFKRNLLETVKRDKGDDVSKIPEFLEWMRSLWRAVMFENFIFGFRNTLVANAYDNLCKEFSQWEWEFRREISIWEEAAEIEILNADNKLDHWTEMVESKKSEVSKKIADQQTIMHQKLVDYYKRKDGHVNLIEKFKSGFFNQIKSLAKEIQHSANSDLDRALEYKKSSQKAEDLQRKHREVIEERIMKLLSDCKKRSLSEEELEEEFEKMWAEVTVNVSGLKEKDMPAEIFDQLKKHLLNLNVSEELSKITDLRESGLGQFKAKTEHINMKNVLNFFFQKNIQRELQSLADDVIESFTQFVEDIAKTERDYHESFTKDLLEKIDESLKQSRKKCKQKFVTDLKLHICGIATREFLQMHRKYLIRRDPKLKLEEKKKQYMSNFIDLCKERDHFQRKATDYVRSCIKPAVEDYITRSLGVEILDEICHSAEYSSRSFFQYNIQEELLLKEDFDSFVKYIRRYETYMKSWIFKHIRQKMSEDQTLCKLKNKVLQVIVDKISEAIKQSTKCTDGTLLPDSKESIPALINNIRRYLIKDISISEEDEKTTLFQIQCTSQQFINSLKISLEDLNKELQEELTKSNISETLKKLPTKPHVELFKRVFGCGRQCPFCKVPCEAAGKDHEKHHAALHRPQGLAAYRDEETEKLLETLCTTDVHGEGIFMNADTEWEAHPYKEYTKYYPDWHIPPDRTITASDYWKYVLVTYNDRFAEKYKCKSADVPEAWRSITKEQALKSLKEAFNVK, from the coding sequence TCCTGATAAACTTTCTGTCAAAACTTGGACTGGAGAAATTCTATCCCAACAAGCTCACTCTTCGATCCCTCTTGGAGATCAACAAAAGCAGCGTGTATGATGAAGCTGTTTCATCAGTGGAGGAGATCCCGTGGTGTTTCCTCAGGAGACTCTTCAGAATCAATGCAGAATGCAGAGACTGTACTCAGTTATCAAACACAGATAATGATGAGGAGGAtaacagtgatgaagatgactATGACAAAGACCTTTATACTGCAGATGACTCTGCAGACAATCAGGTAAATCCACTTGACCTCATAGTAGCTCTCTTTCTTTGTGCTGACAGCTTCTTGCAACAAGAAATGGCCTCGAAGATGTCAATGTGCCAGTTTTCTGTCCCACTGCTGTTGCCCCATGGAAACAAAAGTCAGTGTACCTTGATGCTGTGGGCTCTGAGAGACATCGTCAAAGAGTGGCGACCACATGATATATCTGAATCAAAGGGGTTTGTTGAAAACAACATTGTCCATGCAGATATACCATTCTACTCTTTTGTGAGGCTGAAAAACTGCAGCTTATCCAAGTCTCAGATTCTAAACAATCTTCTGAGCCGTGGCCAACTGAATCAAAACATGTTCATTCACAGGGATATGGAAGGAGGTTCACTTGACAAAAGTGTTGCAGGTGGATTGGTAGAGGTTTGCTGGTACCTTCCATGTGGTACTGAAAACACTGATGCGTTTCCAAAACCAACTGTTCTGGCAAATTTGAGAGGAGACATTGATCTGTCGCTCACTCAGTTCAGCTTCCTATTCAAAGTGTCGACTGCTACCTTTGTATTCTTGGACAAAGTTGAAGAAAACGAGCACAAGATCCTGACTTCACTGATTCCTCAAGATGTCAGATCCAAACTGTTCTTAGTTGTTAATCAGAAGGATGGGAATGCCGAAGAAGACATGTCAGTGAAAGCATTAAAGAAAGAACTAGATCTACCAAAGACCAATGTGAAAACCAAAGACCGAAGGGTTAACGTGGCAGAGTTTTCAAAGAGACTTCGTGTGGCTATCAAGAAATTGTTGACTGATGTAAACACAACAGTAAGCATTGTAAATATGATTGAAAAAGCGGTTGAACTTGGTCTGTCCGAGGATGAAGgcaaaactcacaaacaaaagaaagcgGCTGAAGAGATAATGCTAGGCACTAGTAAACAAAGTATACCAGACTACAAGAAACAACAACTTCCACTGCAAGGAGAAAACTGGAAAAAGTTATCACAGTTAGAGATGGAGGACTGTAGGATGAAAGATGCTGGTGAATCAGGGGGGGAACATTATAAATCTAtgttacagaaagaaaaacaaagaattgTGAAGGAGCAAATGGAACAACAGCTGTCCATGGGAATGAAAACTTTTGTTGAAACATTATCCACGGATGACAAAGACAGAAGAGATTATTTTCTGAAGTGGATGAAATTCATGTTAATTGCACATTCTCGGGAGAAACTGACCGAACTGCGCAAAGAATCTAAAGAACAGTGCAGCAAAAAAGATACAAAACCCATCGCAGAGTTGGATCAGGCTTTGCTGGAAAGCTCTTTGGGTCTGGAGCATTACATGAGAGAGATGGGGCTGATCTATGAGTTTTCCTCACAGTCACAACAAACTGATGATACAATAACTCGTCTTCCTGGTTTGGCTGCTGAAATGCTGCTGGATGGATATCCTTTAGAGCTTCTTGATGGAGATGCCTCCAACATCCCACAGAGATGGGTGACAGATGTGCTGATGGAGCTCCACAACAAGGTTGGAGGGAAGAGCAGACTGTTGGTGCTGACTGTGCTGGGGGTTCAAAGCACAGGGAAGTCAACTCTTCTTAACACCATGTTTGGTGTACAGTTTCCTGTCAGCAGTGGCAGATGCACAAGAGGAGCCTACATGCTCTTTCTCAGAGTAGGTGAAGACATGCGAAACCAGTTAAACTATGACTTCATAATTCTCATTGACACAGAGGGTCTTAGGTCTCCTTCTTTAGCACAGCTGGAGGACAGCTATGAGCATGACAACCAGCTGGCAACTCTTGTTATTGGCTTAAGTGATGTCACCATCATCAATGTTGCAATGGAGAACTTCACTGAAATGAAAGATTTTTTGCAGATTGCAACTCATGCATTCTTGAGGATGAAGAAAATTGGGAAAAAGCCAGTTTGCCACTTTGTGCACCAAAATGTTGGTGGAGTTTCTGCCCATGCAAAGACCCTGACAGAGAGAAAGGTTATTTTGGACCAACTCAATGAAATGACCCAAATCGCAGCCAAAATGGAAAGACATCCCTCCATAAAGTTATTCACAGATGTGATGGACTATGACTTGGAAAAAAATAACTGGTACATCCCAGGACTGTGGCACGGGACTCCACCGATGGCTCCCGTCAACACAGGTTACAGTGAAGCTGTCGCAGATTTCAAGAGAAATCTCTTAGAAACagtaaaaagagacaaaggTGATGATGTGTCCAAGATCCCTGAGTTTCTAGAGTGGATGAGAAGTCTCTGGAGAGCAGTCATGTTTGAGAACTTCAtctttggcttcagaaacactcTGGTGGCTAACGCCTATGACAACCTTTGCAAAGAGTTCAGTCAATGGGAATGGGAGTTCAGAAGAGAGATCTCCATCTGGGAAGAAGCAGCTGAAATTGAAATCTTAAATGCTGACAACAAGCTTGATCATTGGACTGAAATGGTTGAATCCAAAAAGTCTGAAGTATCGAAGAAAATAGCAGACCAACAAACAATAATGCATCAGAAACTCGTGGACTACTACAAAAGGAAAGATGGACACGTGAATCTGATAGAAAAATTCAAAAGTGGATTTTTTAACCAAATCAAGAGTCTGGCAAAAGAAATCCAACATTCAGCAAACAGTGACTTGGATCGTGCACTTGAGTACAAAAAAAGTTCACAAAAGGCAGAAGACCttcagagaaaacacagagaagtgaTTGAAGAACGGATCATGAAACTCTTGAGTGACTGCAAAAAACGCTCACTGTCTGAAGAGGAACTGGAAGAAGAGTTTGAAAAGATGTGGGCTGAGGTCACTGTAAATGTATCTGGCCTGAAAGAAAAAGATATGCCTGCTGAAATCTTCGACCAGTTAAAGAAACATCTCTTAAATCTCAATGTCAGTGAAGAATTAAGCAAAATCACAGACCTCAGAGAAAGTGGGTTGGGGCAATTCAAGGCCAAAACTGAacacataaacatgaaaaatgttctaaatttcttttttcagaaAAATATACAGAGAGAACTCCAGAGCCTGGCAGACGATGTGATTGAGTCTTTCACACAGTTTGTGGAAGACATtgcaaaaacagagagagattaTCATGAATCTTTCACAAAGGATCTCTTAGAAAAGATCGATGAATCCCTGAAGCAGAGCAGAAAGAAATGCAAGCAGAAGTTTGTCACTGACCTGAAACTCCACATTTGTGGAATTGCTACAAGAGAGTTCCTGCAGATGCACAGGAAATACTTGATTAGAAGAGATCCAAAACTTaagctggaggagaagaagaagcagtacATGTCCAATTTTATTGATCTATGCAAAGAGAGAGACCACTTCCAACGCAAAGCAACTGACTATGTCAGAAGTTGTATCAAACCTGCTGTTGAGGACTACATCACTAGATCTCTGGGAGTAGAGATTTTGGATGAAATCTGCCATTCAGCAGAGTACAGTTCCCGCTCCTTTTTCCAGTACAACATCCAGGAAGAGTTGCTGCTAAAGGAAGACTTTGACAGTTTTGTCAAGTACATCCGGAGGTACGAAACTTATATGAAGAGCTGGATCTTCAAGCACATCCGACAAAAAATGTCAGAGGACCAGACTCTGTGCAAGCTGAAGAATAAAGTTCTGCAGGTCATAGTCGACAAAATCTCAGAAGCAATAAAGCAGTCCACAAAATGCACTGATGGCACTTTGTTGCCAGATAGCAAGGAAAGCATCCCAGCCCTCATCAACAACATACGCAGGTATTTGATCAAAGACATCTCAATTTCAGAGGAGGATGAAAAAACCACCCTATTCCAAATTCAATGCACAAGCCAACAGTTTATCAACAGCCTCAAAATCTCTCTGGAGGACTTAAAtaaagagctgcaggaggaactcACAAAGTCTAACATCTCTGAGACTCTTAAGAAACTCCCCACCAAACCACATGTTGAGCTCTTTAAGAGGGTGTTTGGCTGTGGACGTCAATGTCCATTTTGTAAAGTTCCCTGTGAGGCTGCAGGCAAAGATCACGAGAAGCATCATGCTGCTTTGCATCGGCCTCAAGGTCTTGCTGCGTACAGGGATGAAGAAACTGAGAAGTTGCTTGAAACCCTGTGTACAACAGATGTCCACGGTGAAGGTATATTCATGAATGCAGATACTGAATGGGAGGCGCATCCTTACAAGGAGTACACTAAGTACTACCCAGACTGGCACATTCCTCCTGACCGCACTATAACGGCCTCTGACTACTGGAAGTATGTCCTGGTAACATACAATGACAGATTTGctgaaaaatacaaatgcaaGTCCGCTGATGTACCAGAGGCCTGGAGGAGTATCACAAAGGAACAAGCACTGAAAAGCTTGAAAGAAGCCTTTAACGTAAAGTGA